In the Centroberyx gerrardi isolate f3 chromosome 9, fCenGer3.hap1.cur.20231027, whole genome shotgun sequence genome, one interval contains:
- the soat1 gene encoding sterol O-acyltransferase 1, whose product MDSEDDSGLRSRSRALPKMPIFPDLNSSIVGDSSPGEDQQGNGDNHITSNGKIEVEHMISKKLQLKRKAEHLKSDLMRQFDSQVSEFVDSLVEESASLEPVPVPAVFSPPLSDKERSKLKHFRPPQGQGKQFVNRRSLLDELFEVNHIRTIYHMFIALLILFILSTLVVDFIDEGRLVLDFDLLVYAFGQFPLVVCTWICMFLSVLLVPYTLFQLWSQSQSVSHPKLWSLLFGSAFLLYQALGLGFLPTYMVVSNSMPPASCFIIILEQVRLMMKAHSYVRENVPRVLAWAKDKTSPGPVVPQISQYLYFLFAPTLIYRDKYPRNPVIRWGYVATKLLQVLGCLFYAYYVFVRLCIPQFRSISLQLFDLRAMVLCVFNSILPGVLVLFLAFFAFLHCWLNAFAEMLCFADRMFYKDWWNSTSFANYYRTWNVVVHDWLYYYVYRDFLWMSRKRFRAAAMLFVFTVSAVVHEYILAICFGFFYPVLFCLFMCFGMMFNFILHDQRKGPIWNIIMWTSLFLGQGVIICLYSQEWYAQRYCPLKEPSFIELLKPRSWSCHLQRPGDAL is encoded by the exons ATGGATAGTGAAGATGACAGTGGCCTCCGGTCCCGTAGCCGAGCTCTCCCTAAGATGCCCATCTTCCCCGACCTAAATAGCTCTATTGTTGGGGACAGTAGTCCAGGAGAGGATCAGCAAGGCAATGGAGACAACCACATAACCAGCAATG GAAAAATTGAAGTGGAGCATATGATCAGCAAAAAACTACAACTGAAAAGGAAAGCAGAG CACCTGAAGAGTGACCTGATGCGTCAGTTTGATAGCCAGGTCAGTGAGTTCGTGGACAGTCTGGTTGAAGAGTCGGCCAGCCTGGAGCCCGTTCCTGTACCTGCTGTCTTCTCACCCCCACTGTCAGACAAGGAGAGGAGCAAACTCAA GCATTTTCGGCCGCCCCAGGGCCAGGGCAAGCAGTTTGTCAATCGCAGGTCCCTCTTAGA TGAGCTGTTTGAGGTGAATCACATCAGGACCATCTACCACATGTTCATCGCCCTGCTCATACTCTTTATCCTCAGCACGCTGGTGGTAGATTTCATTGACGAAGGCAG ACTGGTGCTGGACTTTGACCTGCTGGTCTATGCGTTCGGACAGTTCCCCCTGGTGGTGTGCACGTGGATCTgcatgttcctgtctgtgttgCTGGTTCCCTACACCCTGTTCCAGCTGTGGTCGCAGAGCCAGTCTGTCAGTCACCCCAAGTTGTGGAGCCTGCTGTTTGGCTCAGCGTTCTTGCTCTACCAAGCTCTGGGACTGGGATTCCTGCCTACCTACATGGTGGTCAGCAACAGCATGCCACCTGCATCCTGCTTCATCATCATACTGGAACAG GTGCGTCTGATGATGAAAGCCCACTCCTATGTCAGGGAGAATGTCCCAAGAGTCCTGGCctgggctaaagacaagacca GTCCCGGTCCGGTTGTCCCTCAGATTTCTCAGTATCTCTACTTCTTGTTTGCACCCACTCTCATCTACAGAGACAAGTATCCCAG GAACCCAGTGATCAGATGGGGTTATGTGGCCACAAAGTTACTTCAG GTATTAGGCTGTCTGTTTTATGCCTATTACGTGTTTGTGCGGCTGTGCATCCCTCAGTTCCGCAGCATCAGTCTGCAACTGTTCGACCTGAGGGCCATGGTCCTCTGTGTCTTCAACTCCATCCTGCCAG gAGTGTTGGTTCTCTTCCTGGCATTCTTTGCCTTCCTCCACTGTTGGCTCAATGCATTTGCTGAGATGCTTTGTTTTGCTGATAGGATGTTTTACAAG GATTGGTGGAATTCAACCTCTTTTGCCAATTATTATCGCACTTGGAATGTAGTGGTCCATGACTGGCTGTACTACTATGTGTACCGGGACTTCCTGTGG ATGTCCCGGAAGCGTTTCAGAGCGGCAGccatgttgtttgtgtttacgGTGTCTGCGGTGGTCCATGAGTACATTCTAGCAATCTGCTTTGGCTTCTTCTATCCCGTCCTCTTCTGCCTCTTTATGTGCTTTGGAA TGATGTTTAACTTCATCCTCCATGACCAGAGGAAAGGTCCCATCTGGAACATAATCATGTGGACATCCCTCTTCCTGGGTCAGGGGGTCATTATCTGTCTGTACTCCCAGGAGTGGTATGCCCAGCGCTACTGCCCCCTGAAGGAG CCTTCTTTCATAGAGCTGCTGAAGCCTCGCTCCTGGAGCTGTCACCTCCAGAGGCCTGGTGACGCTCTCTGA